One Deinococcus aerius genomic region harbors:
- a CDS encoding SDR family oxidoreductase, with protein MQPLGRHAHADEIARAVLFLAPDASSFVTGSTVTVDGGCAATFNHGAG; from the coding sequence GTGCAGCCCCTCGGGCGCCACGCGCACGCCGACGAGATCGCCCGCGCCGTCCTGTTCCTCGCCCCGGACGCCAGCTCCTTCGTGACGGGCTCCACCGTCACCGTCGACGGGGGCTGCGCCGCCACCTTCAACCATGGCGCGGGTTGA